The following nucleotide sequence is from Chloracidobacterium validum.
TAAGGCTTAGGAGGGGGCGGAGGGGGCGGAACATCAAGTCGTCCATACCCACTGGTGGTTTTGCCACCGATGCCCCAGTCAGAGAGTGCGGCGGCCGTCAAGGAAAAGGCTAGCTCCGTCCACTTCTGACCCCGGTCACTGGCCGGTCCACGCCAGCTCACCGCGACCAGAAAGCGGCCGGCAACCGACAAGAATGGCACCGGAGTCGGGCTGTCAAAATCCGTAGGCGGAACTGTGCCGTCAAGCCACTTCGGATGATGCGGCGTCATCACGTCAAGTTTGAGAGGCTCTTTGTCAGAATCCGGCACGAACCAAGCATCGTGAAAGATGATGCAGCCACCGTCGTCGGTCGTCCCGAACAGCAGGCGATGATAGTTGTCATCAGGCTGGAGGCCTGTGCCATCAAGCCATTTTCGATAGGCCTGGTCTTGCTCTGGCGTCGGCTTCTTGAACTTGGGGTCGGAGGCTCCCACCACCTGATCGCAGTAATGCGCGGTCAGTCCCTTGAGAGCCGAACCGGGAATGAGCGGCATCCCATAGGTGTGGTGCAATCGGATGCCCGTTTCGAGGACGTTTTCCGTTCCCAGCCCGACGATGAGGCGACCAACGGTTTGTAACTCGCGCGCAACGGTCAACGTTGTGGAGAGTAACTGCCGCCAGCGCTCGTAGGCGATGGTGTAAAGCGCACGAACTGCCTGGTTACCGGCTGCCTTGATGGCCGCCCGAAGGATGGCCTGTCTTTCCTCCGGTTTGCCACCTTCTCCCGTCGCGTTCTCACACAGGTAGCGGTGCAACACCAGTCCGGGATGCTCGCCGCGCAATGCTCGAATGTCCTTCAGGTCAAGAATCGGGGCGCGCATTATTCCTCCTCCCCAACGGCTGCTTCGACGTATCGCTTCAACCAGCTTGCGGCATTGAGCGCATCGCGGCTCAGACGGAGATAGGTACTCAAGGGTTGGGTCCGCGCGGCCTGATCGAGCGATTGCGCATCGGTGATGTAGTCATGACCGGCCGCCCTCAAGACAACGGCCAAGTAATCGATGAATTCATCCTCTTTCTTGGCCAAGGCAAAGGCTACGGCCTGGGCCAGGCCACAGGTATGGATCAGGGCCGGAAACTTCTTGACTGTACTGACAAATTCCTTATTCGGCTTTCGTGCGCCGTCACCCGTGTGAACCGCAATCTGTGAATAGGCCGCCTGCGCGATTTTCTGGCTTCGGGTGTGAACGTTCATCCCTTCATCCCCCCCGTGAACACAACGCGGACTTGCCCCCGACCAACCGTTGCCTTGCCGCCAATCTGAAGCGTCAGTGGTTCTGTTGCAAAGTCTGCCAGGAGCTGCTCAGGGCTTAGCGAGTCATCTCTGAAGCCGTTTGACTTGTAAATGCGTTCACACTGGATGAGTCCCATGAGGATGGTCTCGGCCGGCAATGATTCCTCGGTCCAGAGAGCGCCTTTGGCAACTGTTTTGGTCTCGTCGTCAATTCGTACCCGCGTGTGAACCTCGGTCCCGGTTTCGCACAGGAAGTCGAAGGCAGTATCCGGCAGGACGACGAACCGCTTCTGAAACACTTCGGCCCACGAATCATGCTTGCCGAAGACCCACTGGCCGATGTTCTCGGCCCACTGCGTCGCCAAGTCGCATGCTTGGGCCGTGAAATCGAGGTCTTCAAGGTAAATGTTGTTGTCTTCGGGGAGCGCGGAATTTTTCGCGTGATGGGCCCTGTCATCCGGCAGGGACGTAGGAACTTCTGGCAGGTCTTTCACACCTGCCAAGTCCAATGTCCGCCGTAGCATCTGTAAGCACAGCGGCGATGTAGTCCAGGCCAGCGTGCCACGAAAACTCCGCACCGGCAGGCAGACGAGCTTGGCATCGGTTGGAATCAGCGCGCCAGCGTTAGCAGCTTCGCCGTCCTTATCGGCGCGGCCAAAGGCCAGTTCGATGTGCTGTTTCCCTTGTTGAACGGCCCAGTCGCGCCAAACCCCCTTGAAGCTGGAGCCACGCAGGATCGGCCAGCCGGTGATACCGTCGCGGTCAACTGGTAGATCAATGTAACCGACACCGCGACCGATACCGGCATGGGTTGGGCTGAGTGTGTGGAGCCAATACAGTCGAATGTTGGACATGTTACCAGGTCCCCCAGAGCGCAAGGCCGAAGCCGTCGCGTTGACCTTGTGGACTATCACTAACTGGTTGCAGCCAGTGATCGGCGAGCTTGGATGCGGCGCCTCGTTCACAAGTGAAGAAGTAAACACTCCCGGCCGGCACCATGCGGCGAATCGGCTTCGGGCCGCGCGGTTGATGGTTCACCGTCGCCAGCGACCAGCCGGAGACGGCCTTCCAGCGGCCGGTACTCGCGCCGACAAGCGTGAGGCCGAAATCCTTCAGCGGCCCACACGCCAGGTCAGGTTTCCAGCCCTGCCTGAAGATTGCCGGAGTCGCCAGGATGAGACGAATCCGCGTCGCAGTCTCGAGCGCGTTCTGAATCTCGGACGGGCATGTCCACCCCGTGCCAGCCGATTGACAGACCTGCCAGTGTACCAGTCGCCGCTCCCCACCCAGCGGATGCCAGCATCCGAATGACTGACCGGGCTGCAATGTCGTCTCGGTTTCGGGAATGGTGACGCGAACGGACAGCTCAACGGTTGCGAACCGGTCCCCAAACCGTAGCTGTTGGCCATCCAACTTGACGCCAAACCTCGGCAAGTGCGTGACATTCAAATTAGCTGTCGCAAAGATTTGCCCTTCGGCGGCGGCTCCCCGTTCGGCATCAAGGCAGACGTGATCACGGGTATCTTGGAGCGGGCTGCGCAGGAAAGAGGAATCGAAAGCCACATCGTTGCCAAGCAACCACGTGGTGTACGGTCCGATCGGCCACCAGGCAGGAACTTCGGCCGGCTTGAAGTCTGCCTGCGCTTGCAATGAGGAGA
It contains:
- a CDS encoding type III-B CRISPR module-associated protein Cmr3 — translated: MNIFLQLTPRDPLIARDGRPFGAGQGNRMRGLPWPLPSVVAGSFRTALAKACGQDFSDDILPRLMQIAVAGAFPVHNEQLYLPAPNDALAKPADGGGIETLHRVIPQPMSANDGCDLPEDNLQPVMLSSLQAQADFKPAEVPAWWPIGPYTTWLLGNDVAFDSSFLRSPLQDTRDHVCLDAERGAAAEGQIFATANLNVTHLPRFGVKLDGQQLRFGDRFATVELSVRVTIPETETTLQPGQSFGCWHPLGGERRLVHWQVCQSAGTGWTCPSEIQNALETATRIRLILATPAIFRQGWKPDLACGPLKDFGLTLVGASTGRWKAVSGWSLATVNHQPRGPKPIRRMVPAGSVYFFTCERGAASKLADHWLQPVSDSPQGQRDGFGLALWGTW
- the cmr4 gene encoding type III-B CRISPR module RAMP protein Cmr4, with product MSNIRLYWLHTLSPTHAGIGRGVGYIDLPVDRDGITGWPILRGSSFKGVWRDWAVQQGKQHIELAFGRADKDGEAANAGALIPTDAKLVCLPVRSFRGTLAWTTSPLCLQMLRRTLDLAGVKDLPEVPTSLPDDRAHHAKNSALPEDNNIYLEDLDFTAQACDLATQWAENIGQWVFGKHDSWAEVFQKRFVVLPDTAFDFLCETGTEVHTRVRIDDETKTVAKGALWTEESLPAETILMGLIQCERIYKSNGFRDDSLSPEQLLADFATEPLTLQIGGKATVGRGQVRVVFTGGMKG
- the cmr6 gene encoding type III-B CRISPR module RAMP protein Cmr6; protein product: MRAPILDLKDIRALRGEHPGLVLHRYLCENATGEGGKPEERQAILRAAIKAAGNQAVRALYTIAYERWRQLLSTTLTVARELQTVGRLIVGLGTENVLETGIRLHHTYGMPLIPGSALKGLTAHYCDQVVGASDPKFKKPTPEQDQAYRKWLDGTGLQPDDNYHRLLFGTTDDGGCIIFHDAWFVPDSDKEPLKLDVMTPHHPKWLDGTVPPTDFDSPTPVPFLSVAGRFLVAVSWRGPASDRGQKWTELAFSLTAAALSDWGIGGKTTSGYGRLDVPPPPPPPKPYKGKPNDVVEAELLEERTKKGGWRARIKGHAQQGPIQNSDQVPADKQPGELVQLVIAYIDDTQVGFRWPTPSKK
- the cmr5 gene encoding type III-B CRISPR module-associated protein Cmr5; this translates as MNVHTRSQKIAQAAYSQIAVHTGDGARKPNKEFVSTVKKFPALIHTCGLAQAVAFALAKKEDEFIDYLAVVLRAAGHDYITDAQSLDQAARTQPLSTYLRLSRDALNAASWLKRYVEAAVGEEE